From Hypanus sabinus isolate sHypSab1 chromosome 26, sHypSab1.hap1, whole genome shotgun sequence:
cgatcttccagtcctctgggaccatgccagaaatcaagagattcttgaaagatcatgaccagtgTGTCTGTTctctcagcaacctctctcagggctctgggatgtagtccatctggtccagcctccacagatgcagttGGACCCTCAGTGTGTTGTGCCCCCTGCTTTGTGTGAGCATCATACCACAGGTAAAGGCCACTTGGcccctctctctgccccgtcaGTTAGCAAGGTCATGACCGACGGTGATTGGACACCATTTTCCTGCCGTCGAGCATCTGACGATCAACTTGACATCAGGAGTTCCCACTGAGGTTGATGATCTCCTATTTCCAACACCTGACTCCATCTGCTGTGTGTTTGCCCGTCCCTTTCAGCTTGTCCGCATCCACTCAAAagtctctccacatcctcctcagGCCCAGTTCATTCACACAGAACAGATTTATTTATAATCGGTGCAGAACACAAATGTACCTGCAGTTCCAGGGGAAACAACCCAAATGTGTCCAGTGACCAGGGTCCAAACCTGGAAGTGATCAACAGCAGCAATAACCGCAGAATCAGTTCCTGCAGTCACTTGTGAACTCACCGCTGTCTCAGCAGCCCCCGTGTTTAAATGCCCCGTGTATGAACCACACATTTAAACCTTCTCTTCAGTGTGAGCTCGTCGGTGCCTCCAGAAATGAGACGATCGAATAAAGTTCTTCCCACATTCagggcaggtgaatggcttctctccggtgtgaactcgctggtgcatCAGCAGATCAGTTGAACGAGTGAAGCCTTTACCGCAGTCAGAGCAGGTGTACggtctctccccggtgtgaatccGTTGGTGCGTAAGAAGGTCAGACGACCGgatgaatcccttcccgcactcggagcaggtgaatggcctctccccgctGTGAATCTTCTGGTGTATCTGGAGGTTTGAGGTCCggctgaaccccttcccacactcgGAGCAGATGAACAgcagcctctctccagtgtgaatctGCTGGTGCACCAACAGGTTGGCCATCCGAGTGAATGCTTTCCCACAATCAAAGCAGCGGAATGGTTTCTCCCCGGTGTGCACTCGTCGGTGGGTCTGCAGACTGGACGAACggctgaatcccctcccacactcagagcaggtgaacggcctctcccctgtgtgTATTCGCAGATGTGTCAGCAGGTGGGACGActgagtgaaccccttcccacactcagagcagatgaatggcctctccccggtgtgaacccgctggtgagCCAGCAGTTTGGAAGACTgggtgaatccctttccacactcAAAGCAGGTGAACAGTCTCTCCCgagtgtgaatttgctggtgtATCAGTAGGCTGGATGACTGAGCAAATCCCTTCCCGCACTCAGCGCAGGTGAACAGtctctccctggtgtgaactcgctggtgtaccagtAGGTGGGTTGACTGAGTGAATGCCTCGCCACACTGATGGCAGATGtatggccgctccccagtgtggactcgctgatgcCTTTGCAGGTTAAAGGAATTGTTGAAACTCTTCCCGCAGTGAGAGCACGTGAATATCCTCTCCCCAGCGGGAACTCGCTGCCGTTTCATCAGTTCTTTCCTGTGGTCGGATGGCCAAATGAATCCTCTCCCACAACATCAGCAGAAGAACGGCCTCTCCTCAACACAAACTCAGCACTGTGTCACCACATAGGATGAGGGAGTGAATTCTTTCCTGCATGCacagcagatgaatggcctctcgccAGTATGAATTTGCCAATGTCCCATTATGACTGAGTCCCTACAAGCACCTGAGGCAGGGTGTCAATGTTTCCCCGGGACCCCAGTGATCAGTCAGTAAAAAGATGACCGAATTAATTACTTTCCTCAAATGGAAACAAGGGAAAGAAGATTTgaatattctcagggaaatggatCAAGTTTATCTCAGTCAAAAGAATGAATGTTTCACTGGTGCAAAAACAAGGATGTGGTGAACACGTTCCCAGTCACAGATCAGGTGAGCTCACCTCCCCCAGCGTGTCACACACGGTCTCTCGTTGCAGTGGCTGTTCCTTTCCCAATCCGCACTGCAGTGATCACTGCCCGCTCCTTCACAGGCTGGAAGAGGTTACTTGGCTTCTCTGCAGATTGGCTCCTGTCCTCACATCAGTGGTTTCTCCCCTCCCCGCTGTAGACAGTGTGTCTTTCCCCAGCTGTGTCACGGTCGGTGCCCTGCAACAGCCCTCACTGCCTGGGGTCTGAAGTGAAACAAACCAGCGTCTCTCCCTCCACGCTCACAGGCCGATGATATTCAGGTGCTGGGGAGCTGAGTGGGGTGTCGATCGGATGTGATATTCCGTCTGAGATACCCAGTCGCAATTCCTCCACCTTTGATGTCCTGTTAAAAGATACAAAAATCATCAATAAGTACAGGGTAGTGACAGAACAGATCACTTTAATCTCCTGGGTCGGCTGTGACTCAGTTGCTGGCTCTctgactgtgacactgtaattgtaacatttaagagaacatTTCAGTGCCCTTTCATACTGTGATGGCAAGGGTACCATGTTTAACTTGGAGCGTTGAAGTAAGCCCTTTCCTTCTGTTCCACAGGTAAGAGTGAGGCAGCCCACACCACAGCTGACATGAGACTGTAGCAGAGACATGAGGGAAAGACagtcagtggctatatttcattaggagtctgagattTGATGTCTCACCGAAGACTCTAGCCAACTGATGCTGCGCACCTGAGTGCTCGGCGGGGCGGGGGTCCAATGTTTCTTTGCTGGCGGGGGGggtgtcattgctttgctgctgcatgGGAGGGGTGAgctgggggggggctttggggttctaacatttaactgtcattcattctttggagcactcctgttttcatggatgtttgcgaagaaaaagaatttcaggatgtatattgtatacgtctctgatattaaattttaCAGATTGACcgtgcattctaactggttgtgtcaccgtctggaatggaggggccactacacaggttaggaaagagctgcagagggctgtaaactcagccagttcatGCCGGGaactagccttcccagcattgaggacgccttcaaaaggtgatgcctcaaaaaggtgccatctatcattaaggtcccccaacactcaggacatgccttcttctcactggcatgatcagggaggaggtacagaaatcaGATGACTCAcacttagaaacagcttcttctcctccaccaccagatttctgaatggacaatgaacccatgaacacttcctcactatctTTGCTCTCTTCTGTGacactaatttatttttttacatattgcactgtacttctgcaacaaaacaataaaatttcagtgaagataaacctgattctgaaatccttccaaatcattgatgGGTTTCAGCTGGTCCATCAGGAAGGACATTGAGGGACCCGGGAGATTGTAGTACAGCTGTAATACCACGGGGATCATGATTATCTGGAGTGCCTGGAgcagtcagtgagagtgaatcgaAATGTTCCAATCGATGGGCTGATTTTAGACAAGATTGGGAGAAAAATGTAAGAAGTTACAATGTGATATTCATCCCTTTGCCTCTGACCTCtctgttcttttttttattattagtttttttatacattttctgcatcgctacagataaaaaaaaacccagatcgaaatgaagagcattaatacagtgcaaaaataaacacacaataatataatacaaaagaagataattgagaaagcacccaaattgaagacatgtaaaattagtatcctccccaagccccacaacaaaaaaaactccagaccaaccacaacacaatatagagagtataaaacaggacattcaaacccccaaaactgtaaatacacttagcaacagaagatatcaatgcctactaccaaaaaaaaaggagctgaaagcaagggaccgaaaaaaaaaccttagttaagaggaaggttatgaaagtactcaataaaaggtccccataccttatggaactttgtatccgaattaagaactgagtaataaattTTTTCAAGATCtcagcaggacataatatcgttaagccattgagcatgcgtgggcggggcaacatctctccatctaaggaggattaaacttctagccaggagagaagcaaaagataatattcgacacttagtcgaactcagacgcaaatctgtctcacccaaaaaaccaaacaaagcaattaaagggttaggttctaggtgctgattcagaatataagataacattgtgaagacatctttccaaaatttctccaagctaggacaaaaccagtacatatgaatgagagaggcctcgccccttttgcatttatcacaaaggggactaatattagggtaaaatcgagatagtttagatttagacatatgggctctatgaacaatcttaaactgtaaaaggcaatggcgagcacaaagagaggttgaattaaccgatttgagaatcgagtcccaagtctcatcagataaggagatatttaaatcatgctcccaagcctttctaattttatccacaggggcataccgtaaggatgctaatttatcacgaataaatgatattaaacctttacctagtggattaatagaaagaaataaatccataacatttttctcaggcatttcagggaagttaggaattaaaggattaata
This genomic window contains:
- the LOC132381666 gene encoding zinc finger protein 585B-like; this encodes MLLTHQRIHTGETSFTCCHCGKGFVDLFRLQRHQLFHSSERPFICSECGKGFTQSSDLLTHQRIHTGEQPFICHQCGKGFTQSAHLLIHQRIHTRERPFICPECGGRLTWSSELLTHQNIHTGKRPFACSQCGKGFTRSSVLLMHQRIQTGEKPFTCSECGKGFTRSSDLLRHQRIHTAERPFTCSECRKGFTQSSELLAHQRIHTGERPFTCSECGKGFTRSSALLRHQRIHTAERPFPCSEIFTCSHCGKSFNNSFNLQRHQRVHTGERPYICHQCGEAFTQSTHLLVHQRVHTRERLFTCAECGKGFAQSSSLLIHQQIHTRERLFTCFECGKGFTQSSKLLAHQRVHTGERPFICSECGKGFTQSSHLLTHLRIHTGERPFTCSECGRGFSRSSSLQTHRRVHTGEKPFRCFDCGKAFTRMANLLVHQQIHTGERLLFICSECGKGFSRTSNLQIHQKIHSGERPFTCSECGKGFIRSSDLLTHQRIHTGERPYTCSDCGKGFTRSTDLLMHQRVHTGEKPFTCPECGKNFIRSSHFWRHRRAHTEEKV